Part of the Arthrobacter sp. MMS18-M83 genome is shown below.
TCCGAACAAGACCGGCCCATCGATCCACCGCATGGAAATCGGACGGCACTACTGTTAACCATGGATAGTCACCGATGAATACAGGCAGCGAATACGTTGGACCGTCGGCAATAAGCACCACCTCAATGGCGGCATCCAGGTCCCGTAATTCCGAAAGCAGCACGGCGAGGGACCAACGCTCCTCCGGATCGTAACCAACCAGCACGACGCTTGGCAGCGGTACGCCTTGGCTCGCAGGCTGACCTTGCGCGGCATTGAGCCACTCCCGAGCAGCGTAGGTATCCTTGGCATCGATCAACGCCACGGGCCGGGACCGGCCCCCTATCCCCTGATTTACCACTGACTGCTGTGCGGCATCCGTATTTACGCAAAGGATATTCGAACCCTGCGGAAAGAACGGCGGAAGGCGTTCGACCTCGGCCATAGTGAACCCCGTGTTCTGCGTCAGCAAAGCTGTCTCATTTCGTTTGTGCCGAAGCGGGAGCCGGGCGCCAGCTCACGGCCAGCAGCACGGCCGCGCCGCCCACACCCAGGACGGCCGCTATGCCCGCGCCGACCCAGCCGGAGGACATGGCATCGATGCCCATCACATGGTCAACCGACAGCAATCCGGGACCGGCCACCGCGACGGCCGTGCAGGTCAACGCAAGGAGAAGAACGTATTCATACCCGTCCTTGAAAACAAAGAACCCGTTCCTGCGGTGGGCCGTTACCGTGGCCACAGCACAGACGCTGATCAGAGCAGCCGCCATCAGCGGCGTGAGCAGACCCAGGACCAGTCCCAGCCCGGCGGTAATCTCAACGGCCGCGGACAGGAACGCCTGCACCGCGGCGAATTTCATGCCCATGCTGTCAAACCAGCGGGCCGTGCCAGCCAGCCCACCAGGGCCGAAGGCGTGATTGTAGCCGTGGGCAATGAAGGTCCCCCCGACGGCCACACGCAGGATCAGCATAGCGACGTCCATGTCGTCCAAAGGGATCAGCTCCTCAATTTCTGTATCCGTGCGGTGGCACGGGGTGCAGTCGGGTTCGACAAAAACGGAATGACCGAATCGTGTCTTACCGTTGCCCTTACTGTAATATACTTCACAGCCAAGGTCCAATAACCAGGGCCGGAATATGTTAAGGAGATATTTGAATGACCATCATCGAAGTCGAAACACCGTTGTACGCATCTTCAGCTGTTCCGGTCGGCGCGCTAGGCATGGACCGGACTGCCGCCACGGCGGCTGTCGCAGACTTGATCAGGGCGCTTGGGCGTGATCCGGAAAGCGCGCACCAGGCTGAGACGCCGCGGCGCGTGGCGGATGCCTTCATTGAGCTCCTGACCCCCAGGCCCATGGTGCTGACCACCTTTCCCAACGACGAGGACTACGATGAGCTGGTACTGGTCCGTAACATCCCGTTCCGGTCACTGTGCGAGCATCATCTCCTACCCTTTTCCGGCGTCGGGCATATCGCCTATCTGCCCGGTGAGCGGATTGTCGGTCTGTCAAAGCTTGCGAGGATCCTGGAGCATTTTGCCAGTGACTTCCAGGTCCAAGAACGCCTCACTAAGCAGGTCGCCGATCTACTGCAGGAACGGCTGGCACCCCGCGGTGTCGGCGTTGTGCTGGAGGCCGAGCATATGTGCATGACACTGCGGGGTGTCCGCTCCAGCGGTTCAAGCACCGTAACCAGCGCCTTCTACGGAACCCTTCGGGAAGACGCCCGCACCCGGGCCGAATTCATGTCACTCGCCGGCGTCCGGAACTGATGAACCCGGAACTGGACAGCCGGCCCGGCATCAGCGGACCGGGGCGGGCTGCCAGGTGGAAACTATGTACTGGACCCCGTAGGGGTCACCGGCGTAGAGCAGCTCCGCTTCGAGCTGCCCCGGCAAGGTTCCGGCAGCCCCCGCGAGCGCCTGCCACGCGGCTCGGCCCTGGACCAGCAAGGCCACGGCAAGGTCCTCGTCCAGACTCAACAGTGCTTCCGCGTCGCCTTTACCCAGTGCGATGGTGACCTGATCGTCGTAGGAGGCTGCTCTCGGATCCAGATACCCCGGTGCTTTCGGTCCCCGCCGGGCACTTCCATCACCCATCACCAGCAGTGCTGTGCGCCCTGGTTCTTCGACCAGGGTCCGGCCGATCTTGGCATTTTGTTCGGCCGGCCGGTCAGAGCTGAGCGCCTGGAATCGGCGGGGCCCGTCCCATCCTGCTTCATCGAGCAGTCTCGCGCCGATGCCCAGGCTAAGTGGCAATCCTGGAGTCACCATGACCGCCTCCCGTTCGCGGGATATGCCGATGCTCCGGGCATAGCGGTCGACGAAAAACGGTGTTGATGCGCCGTATTGCTGTGTGGCCTCGCCACCCCCGATGACGACGACGAGATCCGGCGACTGTCGTAAAAGCCATTGCACTGCCCGCACACAGGCGTCCGAGACCTCCACGACGGGCTCCGGGCGGCTGCCAGACGGTAGCAGCTCAGTGATCAGCAGCGGCGGGTGCGGACACACGGCCGCGGCGATCATCATGCCAGGCCCCGCAGTGTGAGGGCAGGCTCCCGGGTCCCTCGTATTGCACCAACCATATCCAGGACCTGGCGCGTCGGAGCGACCTGGTGAACCCGGAAGACACTGGCACCGAGCCAGGCGCAGATGGCTGTGGCGGCAAGGGTTCCGGTCAACCGCTCTCCCACCGGCAGATTCAGTGTTTCCCCCACGAAGTCTTTATTGGACAGGGAGACCAGCACCGGCCAACCCGTCGCCGTCATCTCCCCGAGGCGCTGCGTCACTTCCAGGCTCTGCCGGGTGTTCTTCGCAAAGTCGTGTGCAGGGTCGATCAAGATGCTGCACGGGTCAACGCCCAAAGCAACACCCCGCTCCGCCAGCGCCACGGTGCGCTGGAGCACGTCCGCCATGACGTCGCCATAGGCGACGCGGTGGGGCCGAGTCCGCGGGCTGACGCCGCCCGCGTGGGCGCAGACCAACGCCGCACCGTACTCTGCGGCGACCTCGGCGAGCCGTTCGTCATACCCGCCCCACGCGTCATTGAGCAGATCCGCCCCAGCTTCGCAAACCGCACGGCCCACCTCATGGCGCCAGGTATCCACGCTAATGACGACGTCGGGGTGGGCCTGGCGCACGGCCGCGACAAATCCGACCGTGCGCCGCAGTTCCTCAGCCACGTCCACCTCGTCTCCGGGAGCCGCTTTGACGCCGCCAATGTCTATGATTTCCGCCCCGGCCGCCACCACCTCGTGCACGCGCTCCAGTGCAGCCTCAAAGGCATAGGTGGCCCCCCTGTCGAAAAAGGAATCAGGGGTGCGGTTGACGATAGCCATGATCAGCAGCTGGTCTCGGTCGAACTCCCTGTGCCCCAGCCTGAGCACGGCCCGGCCGCCGCTCAACTGAGCGCCGCCGACTTGCCGTAGGCAGGCATACTGGCTGCGGCGGGACGCTCGGCCAGCGGAATCGGCCGCGCGGCAGGAAGGACATCCTGCCCGTCGGCAGACCGTGTGTACTGGAGCAGCTGGCCAGTCGGATCCGTCCAGGCGCGGTCCGGCCGGCGTCGATCGCCGACGGCGAGCAGTTCCGCCGCCATCAGGGCCAGATCATGGTTGCTCTGGTGCTCATGCGCCCTGGACCCCAAATCAACCTGCGCTATGGCATCCAGACCGGAAATCGCATAGGCGTCAAGGACAGTAGCGAGTTCCACACCGTAGCCCACTGGGACCCGGATTGATTCCATCAGGCTGCGCCGCACCGCCCATTCACCGGCGAGGGGTTGAACCAGTCCGGCCAGATCCGGCCACCAGAGGTTAAGTAACGGGCGCGCCACCAGCTCCGTGACTCGGCCGCCGTCGGTCCCCGCCGGCTGCCCGAATGAGGCTGAGACGCGGTCGTAGAAGCCCTTGACCAGCCGGATATCCGTCCCATCTAGAAGAGGCCCCAGCAGCCCGGTGACGAAATGAGGTCCCCACAGCGTCAGATCCGCGTCCATGAAGACGATGATGTCTCCCGAAGTTACAAAGAGCGACTTCCACAGCGCCTCGCCCTTGCCCCGGAGGGGCGCCACGTCCGACAGGATGCCGCTCGCCGCATAGACCTCGGCGCCGGCGCTGGCCGCAATGGTGGATGTTTCGTCGGTGGAGTCTGAATCGATGACAACCAGCTCATCAATCAGCGGCACCCGCTCCATGAGCTCCCGCCGCAAAGTCAGGACTACGTCCGCAATCGTTCGTTCCTCGTTGTGGGCGGGGATCACGACGCTGATCCTGTGGTTCCCCGCTGCCTTTGCAGCCATCAGGGCCGGTAGCGGCCAATCGCTGCTGCGCGAAGTCCGCCGGCTGAACCATGCGGAGGCCTTGGGGGTCATATGGTCCATTGCTTCTCTTTCAATAGGGACACCAGCATGGCAAGTGGTGCCGCTAAAGACGTCCCTGTCCGCAGCGACACCACCCATTTAGAGCGTTATTAGTCCGTCAAACTCGAGCCGGGGCCGCTGTACCGCAGGAAGCCGGAGGAAATTTGGTCGTTAGCTGCAGCGCGGGAATTTCGGGCCGCCGATTCCTGCAGGCTGTTCAGCCGCGTGGTGGCGGATTCAATCAGGGCCAGCTTGGCGCCGTCGTCGGTGTCCGACTTAGCTAGCAGGTCAGCAAGGACCATCTGCGTTTTTTCAATCTCTTCCCGCAGCCGCGCGGCCGACTCATTGTACGTGAGCAGATCGTGATCGTCTTCAACTTCGCGCCCAAACAGCTCTTCGGTGTTCATGATGCCCCTTAATCCCGTTAGGTCTTCCACTATCGAAAGGTTATCTGTAAGCTCCACGGTATCTGATTTGGAGAATCAAATCTAGACAAATTAGCACTGCTACCCAGTGATAGGAGCCGAAGCAATGCCGCTTCAGGACCATATGCAGATCATCTCCGTCGATGACCACCTGATTGAACACCCGAAGGTCTTCACGGACCGCCTGCCCAAAAAGTTCATCGACCAGGGCCCCCAAATCATTGAGAACGAACAGGGGCACCATGTCTGGAAGATGGAAGGGGAAATCTACCCCTACATCGGCCTGAACGCGGTTGCCGGCAAGACTCCGGAGGAATTCGGGATGGAGCCGCTGCGCTACGAGGACATGATCCCCGGCTGCTACGACCCCATCGCCCGCGTCAAGGACATGGACACCGACGGCGTGCAGGCTGCTTGCTGCTTCCCGTCCTTCCCAGGGTTTGGCGGAGGTGTCTTCCACCGCGGCAAGGACAAGGCACTGATGCTCGAATGCGTCAAGGCGTGGAATGACTTCAGCATCGATGAATGGTGTGGCTCTGCGCCTGAGCGCTATGTGCCGCTGTCTATCCTCCCGACCTGGGACGTCGATCTGTGCGTTGCTGAAGCGCGCCGGACCGCCGAGAAGGGCGCCCGCACCATCTCCTTCCCGGACAGCCCGATCCCGCTAGGCCTACCGTCCTTCGCGAGCGACAAATGGGGACCCCTGTGGGACGTCTTCGAAGAGTATGACATCCCAGTCAGCCTACATTTCGGTTCAGGCAGCTTCGTCCCAGGCTTCCCGTACTCCGCCTCCGCGCTCTCCCCGGTCCCGTTCACCCCCGATGGTCCGTACGCCGTGGCCATCGCTTCCTTCGCCACTAACCTGATGTGGTCCGCCACGGAATGGCTCTTCTCCGGTCAGCTCCAGAAGCACCCCAACCTGAAGATCATGCTCTCTGAAGGCGGCATCGGCTGGATCCCCTACATCGCCGAGCGCGCGGACTACACCTGGGAACGCCACCGCTACTACCAGGACATCGACCGCACGACCCGCCCGTCGGATCTGCTCAAGAAGCACTTCTGGGGCTGCTACATCGATGACAACTTCGGCATCGAAAACCGCCACAAGATCGGCGTGGACCGGATCTGCCTGGAGGTCGACTACCCGCACTCCGACTCCAACTGGCCGAACAGCCGCAAGATCGTGGCCGACAGCCTGGTCAACGTTCCCGACGATGAGGCACACCGCATCGTGGAACTGAACGCCCGCGAAGTGTTCAACTTCCCGCGCTGACACCAACCAATAGCCGGGGGGCTTCTGGTCATCGAGACCAGGCGTCCCCCTTGTTATTGTCCCGGACCTGTCACGGATCAATGCGGGCGTGGGCGCTCCTGTCCCCGACTGTGACGCAGCTGTCATCCGGCAAGACAGCACCTGGGAATCTTCCCCTGGAAGATCGGCACTTCACTCAGCCGAATTCATCGGCTCTCTTCGAACGGATATTCAATGAGTCTTAAAGTTGGTAAAGACAAAGCTGGAGCAATCGGGGCCGGCTTCGGCATCATGACCATTGTGGGTGGGCTGGCCTTCTCGGAATTGGCCAGCGCCTACCTGCAGTCGACGTACGGTCCGCTGCTGAACCTGCTCGGGGTTCGTCTCGGTGCCGACGCCGCGCAACTGAACTGGATTAGCGCCGCATATTTGCTCTCCTCCGTCGTCTGTGTCCCGGTCCTGGCGAAACTCGGTGATCTTTATGGGCACAAACGGATGGTGATCATCACGCTAGCGATCGTGATCACCGGCACGGTAACCGCTGCCTTTGCCACGACATTCCCCCTTTTCCTATCCGCCATGCTCGTGCAAGGCGCGGTCAGCGCGCTGCTTCCCCTTGAAATGGCAATCGTCCGCGAGCGAGCCGGGGACCAAGCAAGCAAGGGAATCGGCCTCCTGATAGGGTTTCTGGGCGGCGGAGCCGTCGTGGGCATCCTCCTCACCGGGTTCTTGGGGACCTTCTTGGATCTCACCTTGGTCATGCTCGTCCCGGCCGCACTCTTGGTTCTCTCGCTGCTGATCATCATCCTGACAGTGCCGGAGACTGAGATCCGCAGCGAAGGCCGAATCGACTGGAAAGGCGCATCCCTGCTCGGTATTGGTCTGGCACTCGTGCTATACGCCATCGGCAACGGCAAGACGTTGGGCTGGCTCTCACCGGCGGTCCTGGGAATGATCGTTGTAGGGCTGGCTTTGCTGTTCCTCTTCGTGCGGGTCGAAAAAACGATGCGTCACCCGCTGATCGATATCAAACTCGTGACCCGTGGTGGGGTGGGCTTTTACCTGATCCTGATGCTCCTGTTCGGGATTCAGCAGTTGGGCTCCGGACCGGTCAATTCCCTCTACGTCGCTTCCAGGCCGAGCAAGGTCGGATACGGCTTCGGTCTTGACTCCATGGGCGTTTCCCTGACGCTCGTGCCCTACGCACTTATGTTGATGATCGGAGCCGTGGTCGGCCATGCCCTCGTGCGCCGCATGGGACAGATGCCGACCCTGATCTGGGCCAATGTCCTGGTCATAGCCAAGTACGCCATGCTCATAGTTTTCTCAAACAATCTGGCGATCTTCACGGCTGCCCAGTTCGTCGGCGGCTTGGGTGTGGGCATCTTTATGGCGGTGCTTCCTGCCATCATCCTCAGCCTTGCGCCGAAGGATGCCTCGGGCATAGCCGGCGCAATGTACAACACAACCAGAACGCTCGCCGGCGCCCTCGGCGGAACAGTATTCGCCGCCATAATGTCAGCGATGATCATGCCCATCAAGGTTCCCAGCTTGGATGCATTCCTCGTCATCTGGGCCGTCTGCGGCGGTCTGAGCGTCGTGATCATGGCGTTCCTGCCCTTCAGCAGGCACCTTGGACGAGTCCAGACGACGCTGTCCGATGAGACCCTTCAGGACCCGGATCTGGGACTCGTTTCACAGGATTAGGCCGGCAATCCTGTCCACCAGGTTCGTCCCCCAAGATCTGGAAGGGGCCTGAGCCAATCCTGATGATTCGGCCTTGTTGATGCACCGTTGGCGGCGGACCCCGCACTCGCAGTGTCCTGGCCCGCCGCCAACGGCGCGTGCATACAGAAAGCAGCCTTCGGGGCGGATGCCTCCTGCGGCTGGTGGGCGGTGGAGCTGCCAGAAGGTGTCCGGGGCGGTCCTCTGCAATTCCGCGGTCCGCGCGGTGAGCGCGGCTCAGTGCTACCGAGACACGTCGATAACCACTCGCCCCCGGACACTTCCCGCCAGAATATCTTCGGCAAGCTGCGGCAATCGGGACATCGGTTCGACAGTGGTGATAGATTCCAAGGATTTCACGTCCAGGTCGCGGGCCAGGCGGCTCCACGCCGAGCGGCGTTTCCCCATCGGAGCCATAACAGAATCGATGCCGAGCAACGCTACGCCGCGAAGAATATGCGGCAGTACGGTTGCCGGAAGGTCTGTGCCGGATGCCAGACCGCAGGCGGCAACGGCGCCACCGTATTCCGTCTGGGCCAAAGCGTTGGCCAGGGTGGTGCTACCGACTGAATCGACCACTCCGCTCCAGGTCTCCCGGTGGAGCGGCCCCGCTGGCTTCAGCAGGTCCGCCCTGTCAATGATCTCCGCCGTCCCGAGCTGCTTCAGGTATTCGTGGGTAACAGGACGCCCCGTGGACGCAGTGACCTGGTATCCGGATTGTGCAAGGAGGGCAACAGCTACCGAGCCGACCCCTCCTGCTGCGCCAGTGACAAGAACCCTCCCCTGGCCTGGCCGGATGTGTCCCCACTGTTCGAGCGCATCAACGCACAGCGCGGCGGTATAGCCTGCCGTGCCGATCGCCATTGCTTGAAGGGGCGTGAATTCCGCGGGCACTCGAAGCAGCCACTCGGACTTCACACGCTGGAAGCGGGAGTAACCGCCCCAGTGCACTTCCGAAAGTCCGAAGCCGTTCAATAGAACCTGGTCTCCAGGGCGCCAGAGGGGCGAGTCCGACTCTACAACCGTGCCGGCCAGATCTATTCCACCGACCATCGGAACTCGTCTGACCACCCTGTTCAGGTTCCCTGAAAGGGCCAAGCCGTCCTTGTAATTGAGCGAGGAATAAGCGACCTCAACCAGCACGTCATCATCGGGGAGGTCCGCCAGGGTGAATTGGCGGAAGACCGACACCGCCTTGCCGTCAATTTCATCGATCACTACGGCGCTAAACTCATTCATCGACTGTCACGTGCCCTCCCATGACCCAGTACGCCTGAGGGGACCCGGGACGAATCCATGCTTCGACCCCGTCAGACCTGAGGACCAGCTGCCTCTCGAAGACGCCGTCCCTGGCCAGCCATAGCACAGTTCCATCATCCGCCACCATATCTACCTGGCCCTCCCTCAGCGTACGACCACCTTCGGTGATCTGTACGTGCATGCTATGCAGCCTGGACCAGTCCTGAACCATGACTGGGGCCTGCGTTCCGCCATCGTCCAGCCCAAGGTCCCATAATGGGCTGGCCTGCTGGCCGGCGGCCGGATCAAGGTACTCCGTGTCTTCAGTCAATTCGCCCTCCTGGAGGCTCCACAGCATGTTGGTATGGACCGCGCGGTTCACACCGTCATGCCAACAAGCTTCACGTCCAGGTACTCGTCGATTCCCTGGGCCCCACCCTCCCGGCCGATGCCGCTGTTTTTCACCCCACCGAACGGTGCTGCCGCGGAGGTTGGGTTGATGTCATTTATGCCGACGATACCGAACCGCAGTCTTTCCGATACCCTCGTGGCCCGGGCCAGATCCGTGGTGTACACGTAGGATGCCAGGCCGTATTCGGTACTATTTGCCATCCGGATAGCCTCGTCCTCGTTGTCGAAGGGGATGACCGCGGCTACGGGACCGAACGTCTCCTCGGTGTAGATCTCCATGTCCGGGGTGACGTCGGCGAGCACGGTTGGAGCAAAGAAGTTTGTTCCGGTCAGGCCGTCGACGCTCACCCTGCTGCCGCCGGTCAGCAGTCGAGCACCCTTGCCCCGGGCATCGGCGACATGTCGTTCCATCTTCTTGGTGGCGGCGGAATCAATGAGCGGACCGATACTGACCCCGTCCTGGTGGCCGGCACCCACGGTGAGCCGACTGGCCCGTTGTGTGAACGCCTCGAGGAAGCGCTCGTAGCCGGATCTGTGGACGTAAATACGGTTTGGGCAGATGCATGCCTGTCCCGTGTTGAGGAACTTCGCCAGGACCGCACCCTTGGCCGCGTGGTCTATGTCCGCGTCTTCGAACACGAGGAAAGGCGCATGTCCGCCCAGCTCCAGGGAAACTCGCTTCATGGTCGACGCGGCGCGGGATGCGAGTCCCTTGCCCACGGCCGTAGAACCGGTAAACGTCAGCTTGCGGACGTCGCGGGACTCCAACAGAACACCTCCAACCGCTTCGGCGTCTGCCGTGGTGATGAGGTTTACCACTCCAGGAGGAAACCCGGCTTCTTCGAAGATCTCGAACATGGCAATGGCGCACAGGGGTGTCTGCTCGGCCGGTTTGAGCACAACGGTGCAGCCAGCCGCAACAGCCGGGGCGACCTTCCGGGCAATCATGGAAATCGGGTAGTTCCACGGCGTGATGGCAGCGACAACGCCGACCGGGTGACGCAGCACGGTCAGTCGCTGATTGGCGCGCGCCGAAGGAATCGTGGTGCCGTAGACCCTCTTGGCCTCTTCAGCGAACCAGCTGAGGAAGTCGGCCCCGTAAAGGACTTCGTTCTTCGCCGCTCTCAGCGGTTTACCCTGTTCCAGCGTCATCAACGCTGCGAGCTCATCCGCACGGCGGAGCATGATCCGGTGGGCCCGTTCCAAGGCTGCGGCCCGCTGGTACGCCGTCTGGTTTGCCCAGCCTTCGAAGGCCGCAGAGGCGGCGGCCACAGCGGCTCGGGCGTCGGCCGCATCGCCGTCGGACGCCCTCCCGATAACGGATTCCGTGCTCGGATCCAACACATCGAACAAAGAGCCGTTCGCTGCCGACGTCCATTCTCCGTTGATGAATAACGTCCGATCATCTTCTCGGGTCACCGCGAACAACCTTTCCCTGCGCCATTACTGGCAATCTGTTATCGTGTGCTTTACAGTAACACTTACTGGTGAGGCATTACCAGAGAATTAGCACCGGGCCAAGACAGCCTGATCATCACCCCGCGGCTCTTCAGCACGCTGCAGGCAACCGTCCCGCCGGTGCGGTCATGAGATACCCCCGAAGGAGAAAACGGCAAATGCAGATCAAGCGAGTGGCAGTTGTAGGGTGTGGCACCATGGGTGGCGGTATTGTTCAGACCGCGGCCCAGAACGGCTTCCAGACCGTGGGGGTTGAAACGTCCGAGCAGGCTGCGGAAGCCGCCCGCGCCCGAATCGCAGCGGGTTTGAACCGTTCCTTCACCCGGGGAAAGATCACCGAAGCCCAGCGGGACTCGGCCTTGGCCAACTTCACCGTCAGCTCGGACCTCTCCGACATCACTGACGCGGACCTGGTCATCGAGGCCGTCTTCGAGGACGTGGAACTGAAGAAGGAGATCCTCGGCCGGATCGACAAGCTCGTCGCCCCCGAAGCCTTCATCGCCTCCAATACCTCTACGATTCCGTTGGTCATCCTGGCCGCGGCGACGACCCGGCCGGAGCAGGTAGTCGGAGCGCATTTCTTCAATCCCGTGCCGTCCATGAAGCTGGTTGAGGTCATCAAGACGCCGGTGACCCTGCCCGAGAATGTCCAAACCTTTGTCGACTTCGCCAAGGCGCTGGGCAAGAGCCCCGTCGTCGTCAATGATGTCCCGGGGTTCATCGGCAATCTGCTGATTGTCCCCTACCTCACTGATGCGATCCGCGCCTTTGAACGCGGCGTCGCCGATATGGAATCGATCGACGAAGTGATCAAGCTGGGCTTCAACCACCCCATGGGCCCCTTCGCACTAAGCGATTTGATTGGCCTGGATATCGTTCACGATATGGCCGCATCCATGTACGAGGAGTACAAGGACCCGCGCTACTTTCCACCGACCCTGCTGAAGCAGTATGTGCGCCTGGGCTGGCTGGGACGCAAGACCGGGCGCGGCTTCTACACGTATGACGAAAACGGCGCGCGGTCGTGACGCAGGTTAGTGAACGGCTCGCCGAAGCTGCCGTGTCCCTCTCCTTCGCCGAAGAGTGGGATACGGACCTGCGGTCCAACAATCCGCTTTCGTTTGTGGGGTACGAACCACCGCGTGCAGAAGAGGAATCCGTCCGGGCAGGCCTTGTGGAGGGTGAGCTGGGTTCCTACGTTCTGATTTCCTGCGATTTCAGCAAATCTGGCGGCACCATGGGTGCCGTCGCCGGCGAGCGGATCGTCCGCGCCTACCGCCGGGCCACGGAACGCGGACTTCCCGTTGCCCAGCTGGTCGGCAGTGGCGGTGCGCGCCTGCAGGAGGGCATGGTCTCCCTGGTGCAGATGGCCCGCACTTCTTCGGCCGTTTCTGCTCACCGTGCGGCCGGACTCATGAGCGCCAGTGCCCTCCGCTCCCCTACCACCGGCGGTGTCTACGCTTCGTGGGCCTCCCAATCCGATGTCCGCACCGCGTCTCCTGCGGCCGTAATCGGATTCGGCGGACCCCGCGTGGTGGAACAGGTAACGGGCTCGCTGCCGCCCAAGACTTCGCATACGGCGGAATCGGCTTACCGCCACGGGCTCATCGACGCAATTACCCCCCTCACCGACCAGCGCACGTGGTTGGAGCAGGCGCTGGGGGTGACCGCGGCGCCGCCGCTTCAGGTCACCGCGGCGGCTCCCACGGGCTCCACGGCTCAACACACCGACGCCTGGCAGCTGCTGCAGGAAGTCCGCTCCCCTTTCCGTCCGTCCGGACTGGACTGGGCCGCCTGGCTGACGGATTCATGGGTTGAGCTGCGGGGCAGCGATCCGCGTATCCGTGCCGGGCTAGCCACCATGGACGGTCAGCGGCTGGTTGTCATCGCCATGAACCGGGCACGGTCGGAAGGGGAACACGCCCTCGCCGGGCCAGCGGCCTTCCGGTTGGCCCAGCGCGCGATCGAGCTTGCACGACGGCTGGGGTTGCCTCTGTTGACCATCATCGACACCCCGGGCGCGGACCCGTCCGCCCCCTCCGAGGCGGACGGTCTGGCGCGCGAGATTTCGGGGACCATCGGTGCGATGGCTGCGCTGCCAACCGTCAGCGTCGCGCTTTGTGTCGGCGAAGGCGGAAGCGGCGGTGCGATGGCGCTCGCCCACGCAGACAGTTTCCTGATGCTGAACGGCTCGGTCTTCTCCGTGATTGGACCGGAGTCGGGCGCCGCCGTGCTCTACCGGGACAACACCCGGGCGGCCCAGTTGGCCCGCGATCTGAAGATTTCTGCCGCGGACCTGTTCAGCATGGGGGCTATCGACGCCGCCCTGCCGGAGTCGATTCCGGCGGTTCGGGCCGCCGTGCTCAACGCGATCACAACAACACCGGCGGGCAAACGAAATGTCCGTGTCGACGTGCTTACCGCGCGCGCGCTGGCTATCTAGCCTCGCGCCTTCATCAGAAAAGGATCCGACCATGGCGAAATCATTGTTCATTGCCCTCACCAGCCCCGCTAGTGCCGACAGCGTGGAGGACTTCACCACTTGGTACGAAGAAACCCACATTCCCGAAGTACGTGCCGTCATTCCATCCGTCACCGAAGTTAGCCGTTATGTACTGGCTGGAGCCGACACCGCCGGAAACGAAATACCGCGCTTTCTGGCGGTTTATGAGATTGACGACGCCGACCCCACCGCGGCAGAAGCCGCCCTCGGTGCAGCCATGGAGGCCGGCCGGCTCACCATGACCAGCGCACTGGACGGCACCGTCAATCCCCCTGTCCTGCAGTTTTTCCGGGGCATCTAGCCGGCGCATACACGAATCACCACAACCGAGGAGAACCAGATGGAAAAGAT
Proteins encoded:
- a CDS encoding MFS transporter — encoded protein: MSLKVGKDKAGAIGAGFGIMTIVGGLAFSELASAYLQSTYGPLLNLLGVRLGADAAQLNWISAAYLLSSVVCVPVLAKLGDLYGHKRMVIITLAIVITGTVTAAFATTFPLFLSAMLVQGAVSALLPLEMAIVRERAGDQASKGIGLLIGFLGGGAVVGILLTGFLGTFLDLTLVMLVPAALLVLSLLIIILTVPETEIRSEGRIDWKGASLLGIGLALVLYAIGNGKTLGWLSPAVLGMIVVGLALLFLFVRVEKTMRHPLIDIKLVTRGGVGFYLILMLLFGIQQLGSGPVNSLYVASRPSKVGYGFGLDSMGVSLTLVPYALMLMIGAVVGHALVRRMGQMPTLIWANVLVIAKYAMLIVFSNNLAIFTAAQFVGGLGVGIFMAVLPAIILSLAPKDASGIAGAMYNTTRTLAGALGGTVFAAIMSAMIMPIKVPSLDAFLVIWAVCGGLSVVIMAFLPFSRHLGRVQTTLSDETLQDPDLGLVSQD
- a CDS encoding amidohydrolase family protein; the protein is MPLQDHMQIISVDDHLIEHPKVFTDRLPKKFIDQGPQIIENEQGHHVWKMEGEIYPYIGLNAVAGKTPEEFGMEPLRYEDMIPGCYDPIARVKDMDTDGVQAACCFPSFPGFGGGVFHRGKDKALMLECVKAWNDFSIDEWCGSAPERYVPLSILPTWDVDLCVAEARRTAEKGARTISFPDSPIPLGLPSFASDKWGPLWDVFEEYDIPVSLHFGSGSFVPGFPYSASALSPVPFTPDGPYAVAIASFATNLMWSATEWLFSGQLQKHPNLKIMLSEGGIGWIPYIAERADYTWERHRYYQDIDRTTRPSDLLKKHFWGCYIDDNFGIENRHKIGVDRICLEVDYPHSDSNWPNSRKIVADSLVNVPDDEAHRIVELNAREVFNFPR
- the folP gene encoding dihydropteroate synthase — translated: MAIVNRTPDSFFDRGATYAFEAALERVHEVVAAGAEIIDIGGVKAAPGDEVDVAEELRRTVGFVAAVRQAHPDVVISVDTWRHEVGRAVCEAGADLLNDAWGGYDERLAEVAAEYGAALVCAHAGGVSPRTRPHRVAYGDVMADVLQRTVALAERGVALGVDPCSILIDPAHDFAKNTRQSLEVTQRLGEMTATGWPVLVSLSNKDFVGETLNLPVGERLTGTLAATAICAWLGASVFRVHQVAPTRQVLDMVGAIRGTREPALTLRGLA
- a CDS encoding glucosyl-3-phosphoglycerate synthase, whose protein sequence is MDHMTPKASAWFSRRTSRSSDWPLPALMAAKAAGNHRISVVIPAHNEERTIADVVLTLRRELMERVPLIDELVVIDSDSTDETSTIAASAGAEVYAASGILSDVAPLRGKGEALWKSLFVTSGDIIVFMDADLTLWGPHFVTGLLGPLLDGTDIRLVKGFYDRVSASFGQPAGTDGGRVTELVARPLLNLWWPDLAGLVQPLAGEWAVRRSLMESIRVPVGYGVELATVLDAYAISGLDAIAQVDLGSRAHEHQSNHDLALMAAELLAVGDRRRPDRAWTDPTGQLLQYTRSADGQDVLPAARPIPLAERPAAASMPAYGKSAALS
- the folE gene encoding GTP cyclohydrolase I FolE, with the protein product MTIIEVETPLYASSAVPVGALGMDRTAATAAVADLIRALGRDPESAHQAETPRRVADAFIELLTPRPMVLTTFPNDEDYDELVLVRNIPFRSLCEHHLLPFSGVGHIAYLPGERIVGLSKLARILEHFASDFQVQERLTKQVADLLQERLAPRGVGVVLEAEHMCMTLRGVRSSGSSTVTSAFYGTLREDARTRAEFMSLAGVRN
- a CDS encoding DoxX family protein, whose translation is MLILRVAVGGTFIAHGYNHAFGPGGLAGTARWFDSMGMKFAAVQAFLSAAVEITAGLGLVLGLLTPLMAAALISVCAVATVTAHRRNGFFVFKDGYEYVLLLALTCTAVAVAGPGLLSVDHVMGIDAMSSGWVGAGIAAVLGVGGAAVLLAVSWRPAPASAQTK